In a single window of the Arachis hypogaea cultivar Tifrunner chromosome 6, arahy.Tifrunner.gnm2.J5K5, whole genome shotgun sequence genome:
- the LOC112696490 gene encoding pentatricopeptide repeat-containing protein At5g02830, chloroplastic isoform X1, translated as MMRDFVILGSSIVTPPPNPPSSSSSSTPSTTPSRSHRHRHHHHKPKLTPSHSHSSSISCTLQAPLNHYIHVHVHENASEFVHSLNVKLLAKEVLAGIRGRKVRAVIDSLKRVQELGGVSSLSSHFDGHAMDLFSKECRRLVKSGQLEEAVQFMEVLAHFQLSVRELVQPLDIIKQCVCNQDPDLAVRYACLLPHAHILFCNIISEFGKRRDLVSALKAYEAVKKNLDNPNMYIYRAIIDACGLCGDFMKSRYIYEDLLNQKITPNIYVFNSLMNVNTHDLSYTLNLYQNMQNLGLKPDMTSYNILLKACCVAGRVDLAQDIYRELKQLESAGWLKLDVFTYSTIIKVFADAKLWQMALKIKQDMLSAGVSLNTVAWSSLINACAHAGLVEQAIQLFEEMLLADCEPNTQCFNIILHACVEACQYDRAFRLFYSWKGNKMLGSFGEGNNSKLEHGDTQTAITAPNSISRPHILSFAERFPFTPTIATYNILLKACGTDYYHAKALITEMKKVGLSPNYISWSILIDICGGSDNVGGAIEILKIMFDAGIKPDVVAYTTAIKVCVESKNFKQGLMLYEEMKTYEIHPNWVTYNTLLRARNRYGSVLEVQQCLTIYQDMRKAGYKPNDYYLEELIEEWCEGVIQDNSKIQREFSSSNFSELERPPSLLLEKIAAHLLKRVADILAIDVQGLTKVEARLVILAVLRMIKENYSSGHSVNDDILIIIGATKADETPSQHILEVQEAIIKLLQNELGLEIFPAKTRFALSDTSKLEIPNLTNLSIEALPGEKALTTTRRPAVLHRLKVTKKSLYGWLHRKLSIK; from the exons ATGATGAGGGATTTCGTCATCCTTGGTTCATCCATTGTCACTCCTCCTCCGAATcccccatcttcttcttcatcttcaacgCCATCAACCACTCCTTCTCGCtcccaccgccaccgccaccaccaccacaagCCGAAGCTCACTCCTTCGCATTCGCATTCTTCCTCTATCTCCTGCACTCTCCAAGCCCCCCTCAACCACTATATCCATGTCCATGTCCACGAGAATGCTTCCGAATTTGTTCATTCTCTGAACGTTAAGCTCCTCGCGAAGGAGGTTCTGGCGGGTATTCGAGGTAGGAAGGTTCGGGCTGTGATTGATTCTCTCAAGAGAGTTCAGGAGCTTGGTGGCGTCTCCTCCTTATCCTCCCATTTTGATGGACATGCCATGGATCTCTTCTCTAAGGAGTGTCGCCGCTTGGTCAAATCCGGTCAACTTGAGGAAGCTGTTCAATTCATGGAGGTTCTCGcac ATTTCCAGTTGTCAGTCAGAGAACTTGTTCAGCCGTTGGACATAATAAAACAGTGTGTTTGTAATCAAGATCCAGATTTAGCTGTGAG GTATGCATGTCTTCTTCCACATGCACATATACTATTCTGCAACATTATAAGTGAATTTGGAAAAAGAAGGGATTTAGTTTCTGCTTTGAAAGCATACGAAGCAGTGAAGAAAAACTTGGATAACCCCAATATGTACATATACCGGGCAATAATTGATGCTTGTGGCCTTTGTGGTGATTTCATGAAATCTAGGTACATATATGAG GACTTACTCAATCAGAAGATTACTCCAAATATATATGTGTTCAACAGTCTCATGAATGTGAATACCCATGATCTTAGCTACACCTTAAATCTGTATCAGAATATGCAG AATCTTGGTCTGAAGCCAGACATGACATCTTATAATATCCTACTCAAAGCATGCTGTGTTGCTGGAAGAGTTGATCTGGCCCAAGACATTTACAGGGAACTTAAGCAATTGGAATCAGCAGGATGGCTGAAATTAGATGTTTTCACCTACAGCACGATTATAAAG GTCTTTGCAGATGCAAAATTGTGGCAAATGGCTCTAAAAATCAAGCAGGATATGCTCTCCGCCGGTGTTTCTCTTAATACTGTTGCGTGGTCGTCATTAATCAATGCCTGCGCACATGCAGGGCTTGTAGAGCAGGCAATTCAATTGTTCGAAGAAATGCTTTTGGCCGACTGCGAGCCTAATACGCAATGCTTTAACATCATTTTACATGCATGTGTTGAAGCATGTCAGTATGACCGAGCTTTTCGCTTGTTCTATTCTTGGAAGGGAAATAAGATGTTGGGGTCCTTTGGTGAAGGGAACAATAGCAAGTTAGAGCATGGGGACACGCAGACTGCTATTACCGCGCCAAACAGCATTTCTAGGCCGCATATCTTGAGTTTTGCTGAGAGATTCCCTTTCACACCAACTATAGCAACATATAATATTTTGCTGAAGGCTTGTGGTACTGATTACTACCATGCTAAAGCATTAATCACTGAGATGAAAAAAGTAGGTCTTTCCCCAAATTATATAAGCTGGTCCATTTTGATAGATATATGTGGCGGATCAGATAACGTGGGAGGTGCCATCgag ATTCTGAAGATCATGTTTGATGCTGGAATTAAACCTGATGTTGTTGCATATACTACAGCCATAAAG GTCTGTGTAGAAAGTAAGAATTTTAAGCAAGGATTGATGCTATATGAAGAAATGAAAACATATGAGATACATCCAAATTGG GTGACATATAACACACTACTAAGGGCACGCAACAGATACGGATCCGTACTTGAGGTGCAACAATGCTTGACCATATACCAGGATATGCGAAAAGCAGG GTACAAACCCAATGATTACTACCTGGAAGAACTTATTGAGGAGTGGTGTGAAGGAGTGATACAAGATAACAGCAAGATCCAAAGAGAATTTTCTTCCAGCAATTTCTCTGAATTAGAGAGACCCCCGAGTTTACTTCTTGAAAAGATTGCGGCACACCTGTTAAAGAGGGTAGCTGACATCCTAGCTATTGATGTTCAAGGACTCACAAAG GTTGAAGCTCGCTTGGTTATTCTTGCAGTTCTTAGAATGATCAAAGAAAACTATAGTTCAG GACATTCTGTGAATGATGACATTTTGATCATCATAGGAGCTACAAAGGCAGATGAAACTCCATCCCAGCACATATTAGAAGTGCAAGAGGCAATCATAAAACTTCTTCAGAATGAATTGGGCCTTGAAATTTTTCCAGCTAAAACCAGGTTTGCACTAAGTGACACATCAAAGTTAGAAATCCCTAACCTTACAAATCTCAGCATAGAAGCACTACCAGGAGAGAAGGCATTAACCACAACAAGAAGGCCTGCAGTTCTACATAGGTTGAAGGTCACCAAGAAATCTTTGTATGGTTGGTTGCATAGGAAACTAAGCATTAAATAG
- the LOC112696490 gene encoding pentatricopeptide repeat-containing protein At5g02830, chloroplastic isoform X2, whose amino-acid sequence MFLFPCSCFHVFIEHIVNKILTEFYRYKNKSLRNSHMNFSPSDFQLSVRELVQPLDIIKQCVCNQDPDLAVRYACLLPHAHILFCNIISEFGKRRDLVSALKAYEAVKKNLDNPNMYIYRAIIDACGLCGDFMKSRYIYEDLLNQKITPNIYVFNSLMNVNTHDLSYTLNLYQNMQNLGLKPDMTSYNILLKACCVAGRVDLAQDIYRELKQLESAGWLKLDVFTYSTIIKVFADAKLWQMALKIKQDMLSAGVSLNTVAWSSLINACAHAGLVEQAIQLFEEMLLADCEPNTQCFNIILHACVEACQYDRAFRLFYSWKGNKMLGSFGEGNNSKLEHGDTQTAITAPNSISRPHILSFAERFPFTPTIATYNILLKACGTDYYHAKALITEMKKVGLSPNYISWSILIDICGGSDNVGGAIEILKIMFDAGIKPDVVAYTTAIKVCVESKNFKQGLMLYEEMKTYEIHPNWVTYNTLLRARNRYGSVLEVQQCLTIYQDMRKAGYKPNDYYLEELIEEWCEGVIQDNSKIQREFSSSNFSELERPPSLLLEKIAAHLLKRVADILAIDVQGLTKVEARLVILAVLRMIKENYSSGHSVNDDILIIIGATKADETPSQHILEVQEAIIKLLQNELGLEIFPAKTRFALSDTSKLEIPNLTNLSIEALPGEKALTTTRRPAVLHRLKVTKKSLYGWLHRKLSIK is encoded by the exons ATGTTCTTATTCCCATGTTCATGTTTCCATGTGTTTATAGAACacattgttaataaaattttgacCGAGTTCTATAGATACAAGAACAAGTCATTAAGAAATTCACACATGAATTTTTCTCCTTCAGATTTCCAGTTGTCAGTCAGAGAACTTGTTCAGCCGTTGGACATAATAAAACAGTGTGTTTGTAATCAAGATCCAGATTTAGCTGTGAG GTATGCATGTCTTCTTCCACATGCACATATACTATTCTGCAACATTATAAGTGAATTTGGAAAAAGAAGGGATTTAGTTTCTGCTTTGAAAGCATACGAAGCAGTGAAGAAAAACTTGGATAACCCCAATATGTACATATACCGGGCAATAATTGATGCTTGTGGCCTTTGTGGTGATTTCATGAAATCTAGGTACATATATGAG GACTTACTCAATCAGAAGATTACTCCAAATATATATGTGTTCAACAGTCTCATGAATGTGAATACCCATGATCTTAGCTACACCTTAAATCTGTATCAGAATATGCAG AATCTTGGTCTGAAGCCAGACATGACATCTTATAATATCCTACTCAAAGCATGCTGTGTTGCTGGAAGAGTTGATCTGGCCCAAGACATTTACAGGGAACTTAAGCAATTGGAATCAGCAGGATGGCTGAAATTAGATGTTTTCACCTACAGCACGATTATAAAG GTCTTTGCAGATGCAAAATTGTGGCAAATGGCTCTAAAAATCAAGCAGGATATGCTCTCCGCCGGTGTTTCTCTTAATACTGTTGCGTGGTCGTCATTAATCAATGCCTGCGCACATGCAGGGCTTGTAGAGCAGGCAATTCAATTGTTCGAAGAAATGCTTTTGGCCGACTGCGAGCCTAATACGCAATGCTTTAACATCATTTTACATGCATGTGTTGAAGCATGTCAGTATGACCGAGCTTTTCGCTTGTTCTATTCTTGGAAGGGAAATAAGATGTTGGGGTCCTTTGGTGAAGGGAACAATAGCAAGTTAGAGCATGGGGACACGCAGACTGCTATTACCGCGCCAAACAGCATTTCTAGGCCGCATATCTTGAGTTTTGCTGAGAGATTCCCTTTCACACCAACTATAGCAACATATAATATTTTGCTGAAGGCTTGTGGTACTGATTACTACCATGCTAAAGCATTAATCACTGAGATGAAAAAAGTAGGTCTTTCCCCAAATTATATAAGCTGGTCCATTTTGATAGATATATGTGGCGGATCAGATAACGTGGGAGGTGCCATCgag ATTCTGAAGATCATGTTTGATGCTGGAATTAAACCTGATGTTGTTGCATATACTACAGCCATAAAG GTCTGTGTAGAAAGTAAGAATTTTAAGCAAGGATTGATGCTATATGAAGAAATGAAAACATATGAGATACATCCAAATTGG GTGACATATAACACACTACTAAGGGCACGCAACAGATACGGATCCGTACTTGAGGTGCAACAATGCTTGACCATATACCAGGATATGCGAAAAGCAGG GTACAAACCCAATGATTACTACCTGGAAGAACTTATTGAGGAGTGGTGTGAAGGAGTGATACAAGATAACAGCAAGATCCAAAGAGAATTTTCTTCCAGCAATTTCTCTGAATTAGAGAGACCCCCGAGTTTACTTCTTGAAAAGATTGCGGCACACCTGTTAAAGAGGGTAGCTGACATCCTAGCTATTGATGTTCAAGGACTCACAAAG GTTGAAGCTCGCTTGGTTATTCTTGCAGTTCTTAGAATGATCAAAGAAAACTATAGTTCAG GACATTCTGTGAATGATGACATTTTGATCATCATAGGAGCTACAAAGGCAGATGAAACTCCATCCCAGCACATATTAGAAGTGCAAGAGGCAATCATAAAACTTCTTCAGAATGAATTGGGCCTTGAAATTTTTCCAGCTAAAACCAGGTTTGCACTAAGTGACACATCAAAGTTAGAAATCCCTAACCTTACAAATCTCAGCATAGAAGCACTACCAGGAGAGAAGGCATTAACCACAACAAGAAGGCCTGCAGTTCTACATAGGTTGAAGGTCACCAAGAAATCTTTGTATGGTTGGTTGCATAGGAAACTAAGCATTAAATAG